The Chitinophagales bacterium genome has a window encoding:
- a CDS encoding gliding motility-associated C-terminal domain-containing protein, giving the protein MYRRLVLLAAFLFLLLSCFTANATHIFGGELLYTHIVNNTYRVTLTLYGDCTGQSFPKLYNAQPSVYVYNSGILTDSLFLDEDTTQRKEVSPVCPGDEGKTACKDINGTLPGVTKFVFTTTASLPPSADWRLAFTGQMNNGTQAGRSVSISNISVGAGSGQLMYLEAILNNRDGHNSSPRYTSIPTPFFCINKSQQYNQGAVDPDNDSLAFSLIPALVGNSSASVKYISSFSGAQPLATLSGTFSYSALSGQMRFVPDQIQRSLVVNKVEEYKNGKLVGSSMREMTFIVLDYCHNTAPEGTVDTTSLTGGGIFDNIINVCVNTPKLSFTIPARDVDNDNILVTLNNLPNGATATVTSNNGHAPLVNFSWNTANIPVGNYNLFVTYTDDACPLYGSQTIAYTIRVVNPISIVHETLQPTNCLFREHIGIKVADGILPRKITIVNNNNNIILGTYIDTSGYLTDSFRSGSYTIYAESEALRCKTSYIFTVEDRGTYPIPPEHNNPDLCLNDPLEPLYVLPANNAEVKWYSVEGGLLKQKPVYETKDIATYQWLVSQQVGVCESDKDTVTVSVNGFPTIKVLNTPQRVCAGDGMYLLAEGGIRYEWTPETDIIYFNDSAYTRVKQPTTYVVKGYDAHGCVNTDSVTFDQIEQCCTFSYPDAFTPNHDGLNDGWSPLTYGNVDFYLLSVYNRWGQRVFITSNPGEHWDGTWNGKDAGTDTYYFYLRATCVTGHKESTKGSFVLIR; this is encoded by the coding sequence ATGTACAGGCGACTTGTACTTTTAGCTGCATTTCTATTTTTGCTGTTATCCTGTTTTACAGCAAATGCCACACATATATTCGGAGGTGAGCTTCTTTATACGCATATTGTCAACAATACTTACAGGGTAACACTTACCCTCTATGGAGACTGCACGGGACAAAGTTTTCCTAAACTATACAATGCACAGCCATCGGTTTATGTCTACAATTCAGGCATACTTACCGACAGCCTGTTTCTTGACGAAGATACTACCCAGCGTAAAGAAGTATCGCCTGTATGCCCCGGTGACGAGGGAAAAACTGCTTGTAAGGATATTAACGGTACATTACCAGGTGTTACAAAATTTGTATTTACTACTACTGCAAGCCTTCCCCCTTCTGCTGACTGGCGACTTGCTTTCACCGGACAGATGAACAATGGCACCCAGGCAGGACGCAGTGTCAGTATAAGTAATATATCAGTAGGCGCCGGAAGCGGACAGCTAATGTACCTGGAAGCAATACTCAATAACCGGGACGGACACAATTCATCACCAAGGTATACATCTATCCCGACACCTTTTTTCTGTATCAACAAGTCGCAGCAATATAACCAGGGAGCTGTAGACCCGGACAACGACTCATTGGCCTTTTCTTTGATACCGGCATTGGTAGGTAATAGTTCAGCCTCAGTAAAATATATATCGTCTTTCAGCGGAGCACAACCCCTGGCAACACTTTCAGGAACCTTCAGCTACAGCGCACTATCCGGTCAAATGAGATTTGTGCCGGACCAGATACAACGTTCACTGGTAGTAAATAAAGTTGAGGAGTATAAAAATGGTAAACTGGTAGGTAGTAGTATGCGCGAGATGACATTTATTGTACTTGACTACTGTCACAACACAGCTCCCGAAGGTACAGTAGATACCACATCATTAACAGGAGGCGGTATTTTTGACAACATTATCAATGTCTGCGTCAACACACCTAAACTTTCCTTTACTATACCTGCAAGAGATGTAGACAACGACAATATATTAGTTACACTGAACAATTTGCCTAATGGTGCTACAGCAACTGTAACATCCAATAACGGTCATGCACCGCTTGTCAATTTTTCATGGAACACCGCAAACATCCCCGTAGGTAACTACAACTTGTTTGTTACATATACAGATGATGCCTGCCCGCTGTATGGCAGCCAGACAATAGCCTATACCATAAGGGTTGTCAACCCTATAAGTATTGTACACGAAACATTGCAACCTACCAACTGCCTCTTCCGTGAGCATATAGGCATTAAGGTAGCTGATGGCATCCTGCCCCGCAAGATCACGATCGTCAACAACAATAATAACATAATACTCGGTACATATATTGACACGAGTGGATACCTCACAGACAGTTTCCGCTCAGGCAGCTACACTATTTATGCAGAATCTGAAGCACTCAGGTGCAAAACCTCTTATATATTTACCGTTGAAGACAGAGGCACATACCCTATTCCTCCCGAACATAACAACCCTGACCTTTGTCTTAACGACCCTCTTGAACCATTATATGTATTGCCGGCCAACAATGCTGAGGTAAAATGGTACTCAGTTGAAGGCGGTCTTTTAAAACAGAAACCTGTCTACGAAACAAAAGACATAGCTACATATCAATGGTTGGTGAGCCAGCAGGTAGGAGTTTGCGAATCCGATAAAGATACGGTAACAGTATCCGTAAATGGCTTCCCCACAATTAAAGTACTGAACACACCTCAAAGGGTTTGTGCAGGAGATGGGATGTACCTGTTGGCTGAAGGCGGCATTCGCTATGAGTGGACCCCGGAAACTGACATTATCTATTTCAACGACTCAGCCTATACTCGTGTAAAACAACCTACAACATATGTAGTAAAAGGATACGACGCACATGGTTGCGTGAACACCGACTCTGTCACGTTTGACCAGATAGAACAATGTTGTACTTTTTCATACCCGGATGCCTTTACGCCGAATCATGATGGACTGAATGACGGCTGGAGCCCTTTAACTTATGGCAATGTTGATTTCTATCTCTTATCAGTATATAACAGGTGGGGACAAAGAGTGTTCATTACCTCAAACCCCGGTGAACATTGGGATGGCACATGGAATGGTAAAGACGCAGGCACGGATACATATTACTTTTACCTGCGGGCAACCTGTGTCACAGGACATAAAGAATCGACCAAAGGTTCCTTCGTTCTTATACGGTGA
- a CDS encoding isoaspartyl peptidase/L-asparaginase has protein sequence MLCCAINAQPLSTTGDTPYTLVIHGGAGGLRKGQISAEQEAMYKLGLQKALDAGRAVLEKGGLAIDAVQAAIMVMEDDSLFNAGKGAVFADNGVNELDASIMNGIDLNAGAVAGVTTVKSPITAARMVMDKSEHVMLSGRGAEEFAEKAGCEIVDPSYFGTEKNRSRLKKAKENRGKKSMLGQPGNVDDKYGTVGAVALDKHGNLAAGTSTGGMSGKKYNRIGDSPIIGAGTYADNNSCAVSCTGWGEYFIRLGMAKAICDRVELIHLSVDDAAKLMIHQKLRDMGATGGVIVVDKKGDFSIQFNTAGMNRAWYKSAGEHGIELYGADK, from the coding sequence ATGCTATGTTGTGCGATTAATGCACAGCCGCTATCAACAACAGGAGATACTCCGTATACATTGGTTATTCACGGAGGTGCCGGAGGTTTACGCAAGGGACAAATATCTGCAGAGCAGGAGGCTATGTATAAACTAGGGCTGCAAAAAGCTCTGGATGCTGGCAGGGCCGTGCTTGAAAAAGGCGGCCTGGCCATTGATGCCGTGCAGGCGGCTATTATGGTTATGGAGGATGATTCTTTATTCAATGCCGGAAAGGGAGCTGTATTTGCCGATAATGGTGTGAACGAACTGGATGCTTCTATTATGAATGGTATTGACCTGAATGCGGGTGCAGTTGCCGGTGTTACGACCGTAAAAAGCCCGATAACTGCTGCAAGAATGGTAATGGATAAGAGTGAGCATGTGATGCTGAGCGGCAGGGGGGCTGAAGAATTTGCAGAAAAGGCTGGCTGTGAGATAGTTGACCCATCGTATTTTGGTACAGAAAAGAACAGGTCAAGGCTGAAAAAGGCAAAAGAGAATAGAGGTAAAAAGTCTATGCTGGGACAACCGGGTAATGTAGATGACAAATACGGTACAGTCGGTGCTGTAGCACTTGACAAACATGGTAATCTCGCGGCAGGAACCAGCACAGGTGGAATGAGCGGTAAAAAGTATAATCGTATAGGCGATAGCCCGATAATAGGTGCCGGTACTTACGCTGATAATAACAGCTGTGCAGTGAGCTGCACAGGTTGGGGCGAATATTTCATCAGGTTGGGCATGGCCAAAGCTATATGCGACAGGGTTGAACTGATACACTTGTCTGTGGATGACGCAGCTAAACTGATGATTCATCAGAAGCTACGGGATATGGGCGCTACGGGAGGAGTGATCGTTGTTGACAAAAAAGGCGATTTCTCCATACAATTCAATACAGCTGGCATGAACCGCGCATGGTACAAGTCCGCTGGTGAACATGGTATTGAATTATACGGTGCTGATAAGTAA
- a CDS encoding acyl-CoA carboxylase subunit beta, whose amino-acid sequence MNLEFNKNEDEMKLLVSQMKQRHAQVSLGGGKKAMEKNKARGKMAPRERIQYLIDKGSAFTEIGSFAGWDMYEEHGGCPSAGTVAGIGYVKGRQCIIVANDNTVKAGAWFPITGKKNLRLQEIAMENHLPVIYIVDSAGVYLPMQDEIFPDKEHFGRIFRNNAQMSAMGITQIAAVMGSCVAGGAYLPIMSDETLMVEGNGSIFLAGPYLVKAAIGEDVDLQTLGGAKTHTEISGIADYKFDTEQECLDQVKRIIDKLGEQPRAGFDRVKPEAPKKDPKEIYGFVSADNSKQYDVVEVIERIVDNSEFDQFKKDYGRTIVCGYARIDGWAVGIVANQRTVIKSTKGEIQIGGVIYNDSADKAARFIQNCNQKKIPLVFLQDVTGFMVGSRSEHAGIIKDGAKLVNAVSNSVVPKITIVIGNSYGAGNYAMCGKAYDPRFIYAWPNAKIAVMGGAQAAKVLLQIQVASLKAKGEEIDPEKEKALLKEITDKYDSQTSAYYAAARLWVDDIIDPIDTRKVISEGIAAANHNPDMKEFKSGVFQV is encoded by the coding sequence ATGAACCTGGAATTTAATAAGAACGAAGATGAGATGAAGCTGCTGGTCAGCCAGATGAAACAACGCCACGCTCAGGTGAGCTTAGGCGGCGGCAAAAAGGCAATGGAGAAAAACAAGGCACGTGGCAAGATGGCCCCGCGCGAACGCATCCAGTACCTTATTGACAAGGGTAGCGCATTTACTGAGATCGGTTCTTTTGCAGGGTGGGATATGTACGAAGAGCATGGTGGATGCCCTTCGGCTGGTACCGTTGCAGGTATTGGTTATGTAAAAGGCCGCCAGTGTATCATAGTAGCAAATGATAATACTGTAAAAGCAGGAGCATGGTTCCCGATAACAGGCAAGAAGAACCTACGCCTGCAGGAGATAGCTATGGAGAACCACCTGCCTGTTATTTACATAGTGGATAGTGCAGGTGTGTACCTGCCTATGCAGGACGAGATATTCCCTGATAAAGAACACTTTGGCAGGATATTCCGCAACAATGCACAGATGAGCGCTATGGGAATCACCCAGATAGCGGCTGTTATGGGTAGTTGTGTAGCGGGTGGAGCATACCTGCCTATTATGAGCGATGAGACGCTGATGGTAGAAGGTAATGGTTCTATCTTTCTTGCAGGCCCATACCTGGTAAAGGCAGCTATTGGCGAAGATGTAGACTTGCAAACGCTGGGCGGCGCTAAAACGCATACGGAGATAAGTGGTATAGCTGATTATAAATTTGATACAGAACAGGAGTGCCTGGACCAGGTGAAACGTATCATTGATAAGCTGGGTGAGCAACCTCGCGCAGGTTTTGACAGGGTGAAACCTGAAGCACCTAAGAAAGATCCGAAAGAGATATATGGTTTTGTATCTGCTGATAACAGCAAGCAGTACGATGTGGTGGAGGTGATAGAAAGGATAGTGGATAATTCAGAGTTCGACCAGTTTAAAAAAGACTATGGCAGAACTATCGTATGTGGATATGCACGTATAGATGGCTGGGCTGTTGGAATAGTAGCTAATCAACGTACAGTTATCAAAAGCACCAAAGGAGAGATACAGATAGGCGGTGTGATATATAATGACAGTGCGGATAAGGCTGCAAGGTTCATTCAGAATTGCAACCAGAAGAAGATACCTTTAGTGTTTCTGCAGGATGTTACCGGCTTTATGGTGGGCAGCCGCAGCGAGCATGCAGGTATCATTAAGGACGGTGCCAAGCTGGTGAATGCAGTGAGTAATTCTGTTGTGCCTAAAATTACTATCGTGATAGGTAATTCTTATGGGGCAGGCAACTATGCAATGTGTGGCAAGGCTTATGACCCTCGTTTTATATATGCATGGCCTAATGCTAAAATAGCGGTTATGGGTGGTGCGCAGGCAGCTAAAGTGTTGTTGCAGATACAGGTGGCCAGCCTTAAAGCAAAAGGAGAAGAGATAGACCCCGAAAAGGAAAAAGCATTGCTGAAAGAGATAACTGATAAATACGACTCTCAAACCTCAGCTTATTACGCAGCAGCCCGTTTGTGGGTAGATGATATAATCGATCCGATAGATACACGCAAAGTGATCAGTGAAGGTATTGCTGCTGCTAATCATAATCCTGATATGAAAGAGTTTAAATCAGGTGTCTTCCAGGTATAA
- a CDS encoding SDR family oxidoreductase has translation MRRDVNTTGRKAIITGASGGIGRSFARQLAAQQYDLVLSGRNESELVKLADELRTSYGVDTDIVVTDLSHPTGIEVLTDKLSTIDSIDMLVSNAGYGERSRFEHEPVDKVLQMISVFINATVQLVHAVLPKMINAKKGSIITVSSLSAFVPAPGSSIYSSSKVFLNSFMESIYMEVRKYGIRVQSLCPGLTHTGFHNNTQVTQRTEVRGLSLWMEPDMVVEASLRGLDRGEVICVPGHINKVIKRIMPVLPRKPYYAFVNKIARRFK, from the coding sequence ATGAGACGGGATGTTAATACCACAGGTAGGAAAGCAATTATAACAGGGGCCTCAGGCGGAATTGGCAGATCATTTGCCAGGCAACTGGCCGCTCAGCAGTATGACCTGGTATTATCGGGCCGTAATGAATCCGAACTTGTAAAACTGGCTGACGAACTAAGGACATCATATGGTGTAGATACGGATATAGTTGTCACAGACCTTTCTCATCCTACCGGAATAGAAGTGCTGACCGATAAGTTAAGCACGATAGATAGTATAGATATGCTGGTGAGCAATGCCGGTTATGGAGAAAGAAGCCGTTTTGAACATGAGCCGGTAGATAAAGTGCTGCAAATGATCAGCGTATTTATCAATGCAACGGTACAACTGGTGCATGCTGTATTGCCTAAAATGATCAATGCAAAGAAAGGAAGTATCATCACTGTTTCATCATTAAGTGCTTTTGTTCCGGCTCCGGGCAGTAGTATTTATTCCTCGTCCAAGGTCTTTCTCAACTCATTTATGGAGTCGATATATATGGAAGTGCGTAAATATGGTATACGTGTGCAGAGTCTTTGCCCGGGTCTGACCCATACAGGTTTTCATAATAATACGCAGGTGACGCAACGCACAGAGGTGCGTGGACTGAGCTTGTGGATGGAGCCGGATATGGTTGTAGAGGCGTCTTTGAGAGGACTGGACAGGGGTGAGGTAATATGTGTTCCTGGTCATATAAATAAAGTCATAAAGCGTATAATGCCTGTTTTGCCGCGCAAACCTTACTATGCATTTGTCAATAAGATCGCCCGAAGGTTCAAATAG
- a CDS encoding ATP-binding cassette domain-containing protein yields MIEVKNIRKSFGDKEVLKGVSANMLPGKTNLIIGASGSGKTVFIKCMIGLIRPDEGEVLYEGKSLLDMDKYSLKELRQQVGMLFQGGALFDSQTVAQNVRFPLDMLTKKSKGEKIDRVDEVLKRVNLEGVNDKYPSEISGGMQKRVALARAIVMNPKYLFCDEPNSGLDPQTSIVIDELIRDITQEFNITTVINTHDMNSVMGSGDNIIYLHKGLKKWEGSSRDIVFSDDKELNNFIFASDFLRKAKEASRREADNTK; encoded by the coding sequence ATGATCGAAGTAAAGAATATTCGAAAAAGTTTTGGTGATAAAGAAGTACTGAAAGGTGTTTCTGCTAACATGCTGCCCGGTAAGACCAACCTGATCATAGGGGCAAGTGGTAGCGGCAAAACAGTATTTATCAAATGTATGATCGGTCTTATCAGGCCTGATGAGGGAGAAGTACTGTACGAAGGTAAAAGCCTGCTTGATATGGATAAGTATAGCCTGAAAGAACTGCGCCAACAAGTAGGTATGCTTTTCCAGGGAGGAGCCTTGTTTGACAGCCAGACGGTTGCGCAGAATGTCAGATTTCCCCTGGATATGCTGACGAAAAAAAGCAAAGGTGAAAAGATAGACAGGGTTGACGAGGTGCTGAAAAGGGTGAACCTGGAAGGGGTAAATGATAAATACCCCTCAGAAATAAGTGGTGGTATGCAGAAAAGGGTTGCGCTGGCGCGTGCAATCGTGATGAACCCCAAATACCTGTTTTGCGATGAGCCTAACTCTGGCCTTGACCCACAGACATCTATCGTAATTGATGAACTGATAAGGGATATAACACAGGAGTTTAATATAACTACAGTTATCAATACCCACGATATGAACTCAGTAATGGGTAGCGGTGATAATATCATTTACCTGCACAAAGGGCTTAAGAAATGGGAAGGTAGCAGTCGGGATATTGTTTTTAGCGATGATAAAGAATTGAATAACTTCATTTTTGCCTCAGATTTTCTGCGCAAAGCCAAAGAAGCCAGTCGTAGAGAGGCTGATAATACTAAATAG
- a CDS encoding T9SS type A sorting domain-containing protein — translation MKTSYLSTALSLILFFSLQANGQLLSSYVYGPCDTVNYWYVWGAKTNYKTKIYWGDGTYTKDSVTAYIRVPKSGYGHTYLAPGSYTITSIIRFHDGTIMDSSSTTYSTFCSFVNIYGFIDSNTNCVRDSNERYINNPLHIEVDSAGTIVDTIDILGNYHYATIPGTLYKFKPINIPVGSIVSCPSGGIATVTGPPSHSTITAGFAFQCGSTSQYDLAIAMSGLFRPVATSTLTLHAYNNGCGSQNGTITLHLSKKYAYRSASRPPTGVSGNTITWNVSNLSIGNNATIYVYADAAIGTTLKVDDTICNTVAIAPVLNDVNLSNNTIYQCDRVRASFDPNDKGVFPSGDISPGTKLTYTINFENLGDDTAFNIYILDTLSDMLDAGSFQILHSSHAISHVMQDPPGGQKVVRFEFKNINLPYKNTPAFNKGFVQFSINAKSGLPPLTQINNRAGIYFDINPAVMTNSTENRVTPVAVSDIDVTAEYSLFPNPVKDILTVETEPNGFESLTLLNSMGQVVTKQQVTGRSSYINMMSLPAGLYYIQLIGREGVSTQKVEKL, via the coding sequence ATGAAAACCTCTTATTTAAGTACCGCCTTATCGCTGATATTGTTCTTTTCCCTTCAGGCAAACGGCCAGCTTCTCTCGTCATACGTCTACGGACCTTGTGATACAGTTAACTATTGGTATGTATGGGGAGCCAAAACAAATTATAAGACAAAAATATATTGGGGCGACGGAACATATACAAAAGATTCAGTTACAGCTTATATAAGAGTTCCAAAATCAGGTTATGGACATACATATCTAGCTCCAGGCAGTTATACAATCACTAGTATAATCAGGTTTCACGATGGAACTATTATGGATTCCTCAAGTACTACTTATTCAACATTTTGCAGTTTTGTAAACATCTACGGATTTATTGATAGCAATACCAATTGTGTGCGCGACTCGAATGAACGCTATATTAACAATCCTCTTCATATAGAAGTTGATTCGGCAGGCACAATTGTTGATACCATAGATATTTTAGGTAATTATCACTATGCAACTATACCCGGCACTTTATACAAATTCAAACCTATCAATATACCCGTAGGCTCCATTGTATCCTGTCCCTCAGGGGGAATTGCAACAGTAACAGGACCTCCGTCACATAGTACCATAACTGCGGGTTTTGCTTTTCAATGTGGCAGCACATCACAGTATGATCTGGCAATAGCAATGAGTGGTTTGTTCCGACCAGTTGCCACCAGCACGTTAACCCTCCATGCCTACAACAATGGCTGCGGCAGTCAAAACGGAACAATTACTCTACACCTAAGCAAGAAATACGCTTATAGAAGTGCTAGCAGACCACCAACTGGAGTGAGCGGAAACACCATTACCTGGAATGTTAGTAACCTTTCCATCGGCAATAACGCCACTATTTATGTGTATGCGGATGCAGCGATAGGAACAACTTTAAAAGTCGACGACACCATCTGCAACACAGTAGCAATAGCGCCCGTCTTAAATGATGTTAATCTGTCCAACAATACAATTTATCAGTGCGACCGTGTACGAGCATCTTTTGACCCCAATGACAAGGGAGTATTCCCATCCGGAGATATTTCGCCAGGAACTAAACTTACCTATACTATCAATTTCGAAAACCTGGGAGATGATACGGCATTTAATATTTATATCTTAGATACCCTCTCAGATATGCTGGATGCAGGTAGCTTTCAAATTTTGCACAGCTCACATGCTATATCACATGTTATGCAGGACCCTCCTGGTGGACAAAAAGTTGTCCGTTTCGAATTTAAGAACATTAACTTACCCTATAAAAATACTCCCGCCTTTAACAAAGGTTTCGTGCAATTCAGCATAAATGCAAAATCAGGCCTCCCCCCCCTGACCCAGATCAATAACAGAGCAGGTATATATTTTGATATTAACCCCGCTGTAATGACAAACAGTACAGAGAACAGGGTTACCCCGGTTGCTGTCAGTGATATTGATGTCACCGCCGAATACAGTTTATTCCCCAACCCTGTTAAAGATATACTAACAGTAGAAACTGAGCCAAACGGTTTCGAATCACTAACCCTGCTGAATAGTATGGGGCAGGTTGTAACAAAGCAACAGGTTACCGGACGCAGTTCATATATTAATATGATGTCTTTACCTGCAGGATTGTACTATATACAATTAATCGGCAGGGAAGGTGTTTCAACACAAAAAGTAGAGAAGCTGTAA
- the sucD gene encoding succinate--CoA ligase subunit alpha, whose product MAVLVNKDSKVIVQGFTGGEGTFHAGQMIEYGTNVVGGVTPGKGGTTHLDKPVFNTVQDAVNQTGADVSIIFVPPAFAADAIMEAADAGIKVIICITEGIPVQDMVKAKAYINDKDCRLIGPNCPGVITADEAKVGIMPGFVFKKGRIGVVSKSGTLTYEAADQAVKAGMGISTAIGIGGDPIIGTTTKEAVELLMNDPETDGIIMIGEIGGSMEADAARWLKGNMKKPVVGFIAGQTAPPGRRMGHAGAIVGGADDTAAAKMKIMRECGIHVVDSPADIGKTMAEVLQKQPA is encoded by the coding sequence ATGGCTGTATTGGTAAATAAGGATTCAAAAGTAATTGTACAGGGTTTCACCGGTGGAGAGGGTACTTTCCACGCAGGTCAGATGATAGAGTATGGTACAAATGTAGTAGGTGGTGTTACACCCGGTAAAGGTGGTACTACTCACCTGGACAAACCTGTATTTAATACCGTTCAGGACGCTGTAAATCAAACAGGTGCAGATGTTTCTATCATATTCGTTCCACCTGCATTTGCTGCTGATGCTATTATGGAAGCTGCTGACGCGGGTATCAAAGTGATCATCTGTATTACAGAAGGTATTCCTGTTCAGGATATGGTGAAAGCGAAGGCGTATATTAATGATAAAGACTGCCGCCTGATAGGCCCTAACTGTCCTGGTGTTATCACTGCCGATGAGGCAAAAGTGGGCATCATGCCTGGTTTTGTATTCAAAAAAGGCCGCATAGGTGTTGTTTCTAAATCAGGTACGCTGACTTACGAAGCTGCTGACCAGGCTGTTAAGGCAGGTATGGGTATCTCTACCGCTATCGGTATTGGTGGCGACCCGATCATTGGTACTACAACTAAAGAAGCGGTAGAACTGTTGATGAACGATCCTGAAACGGATGGTATCATTATGATAGGCGAAATTGGTGGTAGCATGGAAGCTGACGCAGCGCGCTGGCTGAAAGGCAATATGAAAAAACCTGTTGTTGGTTTCATCGCAGGACAGACAGCGCCTCCGGGCCGCCGTATGGGCCACGCAGGTGCTATAGTTGGTGGTGCTGACGATACTGCTGCTGCAAAAATGAAGATCATGCGCGAGTGTGGTATACACGTAGTAGACAGCCCTGCTGATATAGGAAAAACAATGGCTGAGGTGTTGCAAAAGCAACCCGCATAA
- a CDS encoding FMN-binding negative transcriptional regulator encodes MYGPKHYTETDREKILEFIATHPFATLIVNDKERSYATQIPVMLDERDNTLYLQGHVSRHTDHYPILADSTEVLLMFTGAHCYVSAGWYAERGQASTWNYMTVQARGSIHLFDEHESLELLKELTHYYEDGQDHPELLENMPEEYVAANVKAIAGFEITVTSLDATFKLSQNRTDESYKRIVEHLMNSGDIDSISIAGELIQRRPELFEK; translated from the coding sequence ATGTACGGACCTAAACATTATACGGAAACAGACAGGGAAAAGATACTGGAGTTCATAGCGACACACCCCTTTGCTACGCTCATTGTCAACGACAAAGAACGAAGCTATGCAACACAAATACCGGTAATGCTTGATGAACGTGATAATACACTTTACTTACAAGGTCATGTATCCCGCCATACCGACCACTATCCTATACTGGCAGACAGTACAGAAGTGTTGCTCATGTTTACAGGTGCGCACTGTTATGTAAGTGCCGGTTGGTATGCAGAGCGTGGCCAAGCCTCTACATGGAACTATATGACCGTACAGGCAAGAGGTAGCATTCACTTATTTGACGAGCACGAATCCTTAGAGTTACTAAAAGAACTGACCCACTATTACGAGGACGGGCAGGACCACCCTGAATTGCTGGAGAACATGCCGGAAGAATATGTCGCAGCCAATGTAAAGGCTATTGCAGGGTTCGAGATAACAGTCACATCTCTTGATGCCACATTCAAGCTGAGCCAGAACCGTACGGACGAAAGCTACAAACGCATTGTAGAGCACCTGATGAACAGCGGTGATATAGACAGCATATCCATAGCAGGAGAGCTGATACAGCGCAGGCCGGAGTTGTTTGAAAAATAA
- a CDS encoding anhydro-N-acetylmuramic acid kinase: protein MVYKVIGLMSGSSLDGLDIAYVHLNEVGGQWNYEVIHAECVPYSANLAEQLRNASQKSVHEYLRLNTSYGRFLGEAVNGFIERNGIEHQVHLVASHGHTVMHEPHNHTSTQIGDGATIAAVTGLPVVSDLRNMDVALGGQGAPIVPVGDKLLFGQYDYWLNIGGIANITVPHNGETLAFDVCAANQMLNGLAEMKGMHMDKDGAMARTGKLQMDILADLNDEPYYLQEPPKSLSNEQAKQLVFPILLESKNEVNDLLRTAVQHIADKITEAVKKHPSGKERSVLLATGGGALNGFLMERIREGLAALNTDLHIPDEQTVNYKEAIVMALIGTLRFREETNVLSSITGASRDSIGGALWMGHSYS from the coding sequence ATGGTTTACAAGGTTATCGGTTTGATGAGTGGCAGTTCGCTGGATGGGCTGGATATAGCATACGTGCACCTGAACGAGGTGGGCGGACAATGGAACTATGAGGTGATACATGCTGAATGTGTACCCTATAGTGCAAACCTAGCAGAACAACTCAGGAACGCATCACAAAAAAGCGTACATGAGTACCTGAGGTTGAATACTTCGTATGGGCGTTTCCTCGGTGAAGCTGTAAATGGTTTCATTGAGCGGAATGGTATTGAACACCAGGTACACCTGGTAGCATCGCACGGGCATACTGTGATGCACGAACCGCATAACCACACCAGCACACAGATTGGCGATGGCGCAACTATAGCAGCGGTAACAGGGTTGCCTGTAGTGAGCGACCTGCGCAATATGGATGTAGCGTTGGGAGGGCAGGGCGCCCCGATAGTACCGGTAGGCGATAAGCTACTGTTCGGGCAATATGATTATTGGCTGAATATTGGTGGTATAGCTAATATTACTGTCCCGCACAACGGAGAAACACTGGCATTTGATGTTTGCGCGGCTAACCAAATGTTGAACGGACTGGCCGAGATGAAAGGCATGCACATGGATAAAGACGGGGCGATGGCGCGTACAGGTAAACTGCAAATGGATATACTGGCCGACCTGAACGACGAGCCCTACTACCTGCAGGAGCCTCCAAAATCGTTAAGCAACGAGCAGGCTAAACAACTGGTATTCCCCATACTGCTGGAAAGTAAAAATGAAGTGAACGATCTGTTGCGTACGGCCGTGCAACATATTGCAGATAAGATAACAGAAGCTGTAAAGAAACACCCCTCAGGCAAAGAACGTTCTGTGCTTTTGGCTACAGGTGGCGGCGCTCTTAATGGTTTCCTTATGGAGCGTATCAGGGAAGGGCTGGCAGCATTGAATACCGACCTGCATATACCCGATGAACAAACGGTGAATTATAAAGAAGCTATTGTTATGGCTTTGATAGGCACACTCCGCTTTCGCGAAGAGACCAATGTGCTGAGCAGTATTACCGGCGCCAGCCGCGATAGTATAGGCGGTGCGCTGTGGATGGGACACTCGTATAGTTAA